In Methanothermococcus thermolithotrophicus DSM 2095, one DNA window encodes the following:
- a CDS encoding nitrogenase component 1 has translation MDQLLGGVFAALGIYKTVPLIHGSQGCASYVKSIITKHFKEPVEIATTGFYEVSAIYGGRDNLIYGIKNIVKNKQPDLVVVMTTGLSETIGEDIQGGLKKATEDLSKCHGKSTGTASTSNTAKFCKYDETKPCNCSNQNHNGQRGCERRKSRCGETQKRCEGKKSKSSANVVAVSTPSYVGTHINGYDSTLKEIIKALVMEEKNKTGRCGKGSSGKCNPSGRSNKINIIPGVVNPGDVREIKHICREMNICYTLLTDITSLDRPLRRPKEKFPECETTVDAIKRAPNSKATISFGIEGISGAKYLENFGVTSYNLKFPIGIENTDNFVKTLSEISGKEIPDSIWDERGYAIDAMVDANGVLRNRKVAIFGDPDKVIGLTDFAFEMGMKVIAVLSPTKTPYFTSEMERISRENDVKITVFENGDLYQLHKFIKKNPIDLIIGDYRGRYIANEEEIPLLRVGFPVIDRYGYHRKPMLGYSGALRIAEDAANLLVGSSETYKTLHI, from the coding sequence ATGGATCAGTTGTTGGGGGGAGTATTTGCAGCACTTGGCATATATAAAACCGTTCCACTTATTCATGGTTCCCAAGGATGTGCCAGCTATGTAAAGAGTATAATAACAAAACACTTTAAAGAACCTGTTGAAATTGCCACTACGGGTTTTTATGAAGTTTCGGCAATATATGGGGGCAGAGATAACCTGATCTATGGTATTAAAAATATTGTAAAAAACAAACAGCCGGATTTAGTAGTGGTGATGACAACAGGTTTAAGTGAGACTATTGGTGAGGACATACAAGGTGGATTAAAAAAAGCCACTGAGGACCTTAGCAAGTGTCACGGTAAATCTACAGGTACTGCAAGCACTTCTAATACGGCCAAGTTCTGTAAATACGATGAAACGAAACCATGCAACTGTTCAAATCAAAATCATAATGGACAGAGAGGCTGCGAACGTAGAAAATCACGTTGCGGTGAGACGCAGAAAAGATGTGAGGGTAAAAAATCAAAGTCTTCAGCCAACGTTGTTGCAGTAAGTACCCCATCTTATGTAGGCACCCACATAAATGGATATGACAGTACCCTAAAAGAAATTATCAAGGCACTTGTAATGGAAGAAAAAAATAAAACTGGCAGATGTGGAAAGGGCAGTAGTGGCAAATGCAACCCTTCAGGACGTTCAAATAAAATAAATATAATACCTGGAGTGGTGAATCCAGGTGATGTTAGAGAAATAAAACACATATGCAGGGAAATGAACATATGTTACACCCTGCTTACAGATATTACCTCACTTGACCGTCCATTGAGACGTCCAAAGGAAAAGTTTCCAGAATGTGAAACAACAGTTGATGCCATAAAAAGAGCTCCGAATTCAAAGGCCACAATATCATTTGGAATCGAAGGTATTAGTGGGGCAAAATATCTTGAAAACTTTGGGGTTACATCCTACAATCTAAAGTTCCCAATAGGAATTGAAAATACAGATAACTTTGTAAAGACATTATCTGAAATATCAGGTAAAGAAATTCCAGATTCCATATGGGACGAGAGAGGCTATGCAATAGATGCCATGGTAGATGCAAACGGTGTTTTGAGAAACAGAAAAGTTGCAATATTTGGTGATCCAGATAAAGTTATAGGTTTAACAGATTTTGCATTTGAAATGGGAATGAAAGTCATAGCTGTCCTTTCTCCTACTAAAACTCCATATTTCACCTCTGAAATGGAAAGAATATCAAGGGAGAATGATGTAAAAATCACCGTATTTGAAAATGGCGATTTATATCAGCTCCATAAGTTCATAAAGAAAAATCCTATCGACCTGATTATCGGGGATTATAGGGGAAGATATATAGCAAATGAAGAAGAAATACCTTTGCTTAGGGTTGGATTCCCAGTTATCGATAGGTACGGATACCATAGGAAACCTATGTTAGGATATAGTGGAGCATTGAGAATTGCAGAAGATGCTGCAAATCTCTTGGTAGGATCATCAGAAACCTATAAAACTTTACACATTTGA